The following are from one region of the Nicotiana tomentosiformis chromosome 7, ASM39032v3, whole genome shotgun sequence genome:
- the LOC138895679 gene encoding uncharacterized protein, which yields MTAPPNFEEGQSTYRPPRFNEKYYGWWKTMMHDFIMAEDSELWDVICDEPFVLTKNLGDPAVAIPKTRKEFNDADRKAIEKNFRAKKILVCGIGPDKYNKISACQSAKEIWEALQTAHEGTTQVKQSKIDMLTTEYELFKMKDDESIQDMHTRFTSIINELHSLGETIPRNKLVRKILSVLPSSWEIKVNAITEAKDLQILTIDELVGNLKTYEKEEEEEEEEEEEEEEEEEEEEEEEEEEGQ from the coding sequence atgaCTGCTCCTCCAAACTTCGAAGAAGGCCAGTCTACTTACAGACCACCTAGGTTCAATGAAAAGTATTACGGATGGTGGAAAACTATGATGCACGACttcatcatggctgaagattctGAGCTATGGGATGTCATATGTGACGAACCCTTTGTTCTCACCAAGAATCTTGGCGACCCAGCTGTAGCCATTCCCAAGACGAGGAAGGAATTCAATGACGCAGATCGAAAGGCCATAGAAAAGAACTTtcgtgcaaagaaaattcttgtttgTGGCATTGGTCCTGATAAATATAACAAGATATCGGCATGCCAATCAGCAAAAGAAATCTGGGAGGCTCTTCAGACAGCTCACGAAGGAACAACACAAGTTAAGCAATCCAAGATCGACATGCTCACAACTGAATACGAGCTCTTCAAGATGAAAGATGATGAATCCATCCAAGATATGCACACTCGATTCACCTCCATCATTAATGAGCTTCACTCTCTTGGTGAAACTATTCCAAGAAACAAGCTTGTCAGGAAAATCCTTAGTGTTCtgcccagttcttgggaaatCAAAGTGAATGCAATTACAGAGGCGAAGGACTTGCAGATACTGACCATAGATGAACTTGTTGGCAATCTGAAAACatatgaaaaagaagaagaagaagaagaagaagaagaagaagaagaagaagaagaagaagaagaagaagaagaagaagaagaagaagaaggacaatga
- the LOC138895680 gene encoding uncharacterized protein: MVRRNGGIPKRGCSSKPKNYDLCHKCGKPGHFIKECPLLKQDQYKNNFDKAAKRNLVPDKRFKRKNVADNVETIENLKKEKDALDEKIAHIEHERDDLMVDVVDLKETFECVRKEKEILAERVANIEHERDDLLVMVVDLKETIREPKIESRPENSQKVKAIASKAHINLESELNSVKSSLCVELEKNNQLHEELGRVKSEE, encoded by the exons ATGGTTCGCAGgaatggaggcattccaaaaaggggATGTTCTAGCAAGCCAAAAAATTATGACCTTTGTCATAAATGTGGCAAGCCAGGACACTTCATCAAGGAGTGCCCTCTCTTAAAGCAAGATCAGTACAAAAACAACTTTGACAAAGCAGCCAAGAGAAACCTAGTTCCTGATAAACGCTTCAAGAGAAAGAATGTCGCTGACAATGTT gAAACAATTGAGAACCTGAAGAAAGAGAAGGATGCCTTAGATGAAAAAATTGCACATATAGAACATGAAAGAGATGATCTAATGGTCGATGTGGTAGACCTAAAAGAGACCTTTGAGTgtgtaagaaaggaaaaagaaatctTAGCTGAGAGAGTTGCTAACAttgagcatgagagagatgacctattagtGATGGTAGTGGACTTGAAGGAAACAATTAGAGAACCTAAAATAGAGAGTAGGCCTGAAAATTCTCAAAAGGTAAAGGCAATTGCAAGCAAGGCACACATTAATCTTGAAAGTGAGTTAAATTCAGTGAAGTCTAGTCTATGTGTTGAGCTTGAGAAAAACAACCAACTTCATGAAGAACTAGGAAGAGTGAAGAGTGAAGagtga